The Cryptococcus gattii WM276 chromosome K, complete sequence genome contains the following window.
GGCCCGTCGGGCATCGCATGGTGCCAGATATTCAGAAGCATCTGCAAGCGATAGCGATTAGAAAGGTTCAGTTATCAGTAATCAGCTAGAGATGTAGGTGCGTATGCCTTACGAGCGTCTTCCGAAGGTACCACACTGCATCTTATCAGTTTCGGAAGGTGATAAATCCATTGTACGCACTAAGCATCAACGCCTTGCTCCTTCATCAACTGTCTTACGCCAGAAAGTTTGCTGGATGACATTGCCATCTTCGAATAGGCTTTCTGTGTTAATCTGCGGGTGATTTTTGATAATATAGATGATATTATGAATGATTAATATATAGGATATTGATGCAAGAACGAAGGCAAAAAGGTTAAGGGAAATAAAGTGCGAATGAGAGCATGTGGTCAGGGGTCTATTATTATGGAGGCGGCGACCCCCGGTGCCTGCTTTATTTTGTCGGAGCAATAATCATTACTTAATtaagagaagatgaggatcCTCTTCTCTGTTGCCCAACGAAGTATACGCACATCTCCGTGTCGCTACAACGAACTGCTGCTGTACCACATCACACCTCGCACGACCACCTCACAGAATGTTACTGAGGGGATCTTTAGCTCTGCAAATACCGGCACAGTCATGCGGAAAGGACAGGTTACGCTGTTTCGCCTCCAGCGCTCGAAGTGCCGCCAGGTTAAAGAGCAGCCACTATGAGGCCCTCATGTTACCAAATAATGCGACCAAGCAGCAGATCAAGGCAAAATTCTATGAAGTAAGTATGTGTGAAGGACCCCGGTCGACAATCGACGCTCTGGCTAATTGCGAACTACAGCTGTCGAAGAAATACCACCCCGATAAAACTGGCGGCGATATATCCAAATTTCACGAAATCAATGATGCTTACGCAACGCTGGGTGATGAAAGCAAAAGGTAAGCTTCCGGGACGCCTTCCTTGAGTGAATATTGTGCCCACAAGGCTGCAGACGGCAGTATGACATCTCAATAACACCAGCCTCACAATCTCCTCGCCGGCCCCATGCCTCGAATCCCGCACATCACTCTTCATTCCGCCCAAATGATCCATACTTGCATCGTGCGGCGCAAGGCCCACATAAGGCTTGGCATGGTCAACACATGACCTCACATCCACCCCCAGGTTGGAGACCTAAGACCGAGACATACAAGCCTTTTGGTTATCGAACACCACCCAACTGGCAGTACTCTCCGGAGTATAATTATTCGCATGCCCCTAATGCTCGTACGACGGATCCTGCAGGATGGGGTAAGCGTAGACCAACTcaaggagagagagaagagaaacatgcaggaggaggaggggtATGGAGGTTTGTCATTGTTGTGGGATTGATCTTCACTGTGATTTCACTGGGAGGGAGTCTGACGGCAAACACGGAAAGTGAGAAAGACTGGGCATACGAGTCACTGGGGGAAaatgatgaggaaaagaacTCATCATAGTCTCTTATTGCGGGACAATATAGAGACGTGTGTGCATTGCTAGTAGTGCTTGTACTATTAGAGTGATTAAGGTGTCGCTTCATTGCTTCGTTGTAACAGTAAATAGCATAGTGCATAGATTGGACTTGAATTGCGGAATCAATCACTTATTAAGAAGCCTACCGCTAATGGATTAGCGGCACCAAAATTCGGGTACGCGCCGTAATGCATAACCGGCTCGCGTGCTGCATCAGTCAGTATTAACGGTCATCGTTAATTCTTGTTCGTCATTTCCGTATCAGCAGCTCGATCTTCAACGACAGCTCTCACACCGCAGATCAGGATGCAGTCTTTCCTCAACGGCACTGAATGCGGCCCGTCCAACCCTCTCAAACAGGTCGCTCAGAGGGAAGGAGCGGATAATTCCCTTTTCAAGGTACGCCACCTCCTCAatgtcttcttctgatGGTAAAATCGCTTAGGATCGCCTTGCACCCCAATCATCTACACAATTGAATGCGTTTCGGtcttctccatccttcGGTCCACAAAGTCAAGCACCAATAGCCCGGCATGTCAATCCCACCCCGCACCCGTTCAATCTCTCTCATTTGTCAGCCGCTTTGGCAGAATCCAGTCGGAGCGACAGCGCTTCTCCAGTGTCTACAGCTTCTCAAGTGCCATTGGGACCGAACTTTGAAGTTAGATGGAACGATGCAATGACCGATCGACTTAAGCCCCCTCCTTCTATAACTCAGGCTGCCTTTCGGACTCCCGTTCAATGGGCCTCGCCGCCATCCCAACGGAGTAATTGGATCGAAGGATATGAAAAATGGCAGTCTTCACAAGCGAAGGGGAAACAGAGGGATATTGAGCCTGGTCCTCAAATGGCCCCAAACCCTCCGTACTATGGCGGTATACCAGGCGCTTCAATGGGCTTGAGCCAAGGTATGGGCCTGGGTTACCAGCCGTCTTTCTCCCCTGTTTACGGCCAAAATCTTCAACAACCACCTGCTTCTCTTCCCCCCGAGGTCCATCTAGATCCAAAGCAGATGGAGGCCCTTTTTGACCGAGCTGAGGAAGACTGGAAGGCTACCGATGCCGCTTCATCTCTGACATCGGAACAGGTGGATGcagaagggaaagggaaggaaaaggagatgCCAGCAGACGAAGAAGCGGCCGAGGAAACTACTACAGATAATGTAGAAGAAATGAAGGAGGCTAAGGGTGATTTTGAAAAGGTTTGGGAAAGTTTGAAGCCTGAAGCAGAGCGACTAAATAAATTAGCAGAATGGGAAAGGGACTTCTCTCAGGTACGTATAATCTGTTTTCTCTACAATAGAATTCGTAAATTAAATAGATAATAGTTTACGAATGATGAGGACGACCTTTTCGACGTCTTGAATGAGAGCCTAAACGGACCTAGTGTCGGTCAAGCGAACCTTGATCAACAAACTGATTTCCTTCAGGACGAACGGTTGGCGATGGGACAAGGTTTAGCACCAAGAGACGATGGTGTGCCTCAGATGGCAGGTTATGAATTTAGTAAGTTCATACCAACGGGAAGACTTGCAGTTCTGATGTAATTTCGCAAGGTTCCTCTTCACAACATTTGTCATCCCTTTCGGCTTCCTACCTTTGGACTGAAGCCAATCACCTTTTGGCCTCTGGAGGTTCTCTGTCGGAAGCCGCCATTATGATTGAGCAATTCATTACGCGTTCGACGCCTCAGGAAAGGACCCAAATCAACGTATCTCTGACTGAAGCTTGGGCAACATTGGGGAGGGTCCACGCAATggatgaaaaagaagagaaagcTCTTGAAGCGTTTCAAGAGGGCAGCAAGGCTTTAGAACAGGAAGGCGTTACAGGAAAGGAGGGTGTTGCTGGCGAGATGCTCACAGTAAGTCATATCTTTGTGCCTTGGCTCGAACTAAAACCAAAATAATAACAGAATCTCGCGATATCATATGTTAATGAATCCCTTGATCTGGCCGCCTTGTCAACTTTGCACAGGTTCTTGAGTCTCATGCATCCAGCTTATGCCGGTCCTGCTCCTACGACATCTTCACCCCTGCTCACCTCCCCCACCGCATCACCTTGGGTTCTCCACCAGCAAATGGCGGATTCTTTCCTCGCGCTAGCAAGGGAACAGTATCAAAAGGGTGAGAAAGTTGACCCAGATGTCCAAGTCGGGCTGGGGACCTTGTTTTACATGATGGGAGAATATGACCAAGCTAGAGATTGTTGGGTGGCAGCCTTAAAGGAACGTCCCGAAGTGAGTGCTTGTCCTTTTTCTAACCTCTAGTTGTGTGCTGATTACAGCAGGATTATCTCCTTTGGAATCGCCTCGGTGCGACACTGGCCAATGGCGGATCGTCCGAGGAAGCGGTCGATGCTTATCGTCGTGCACTTGAATTAAAACCTGGATTCACAAGGGCGATTTCTAATCTCGGAGTCGCGTGTCTCAATATTGGAGTACATCGTGAAGCTGCTGAACACTGTATGTTTATCTCATTTTCCTTATTCAAGTAGCTTGCTACTGACTGTGATTTAGTCCTCGCCGCTCTGTCTCTTCATCCGTCTCAGACCGACGGGAACAGCCAGCAGATCTCTAATGATTCTGCTTCCCTTTGGGGTACATTGCGCAAGTCCCTAATCGCCATGGAGCTGCCTGATTTGGCCGCTAAAGCAAGGCCTGGTACCGATCTGGAGGTCTTCAGAAGGGCGGGTTTTGAGTTCTGATATTTAAGTCGTAAAGATGATTCGTACGAGTAAAGGGGTTATCACCATTGCATGAGATTTGAAATGTAGTCATATAGATCGTAGATTGTAGGTCGACATCGATCAGCTTGTGATAATGATTTACTTTTGTAAAGCGTCATTACTGCCAATTATCTTCACTGTGCCCTGGCCGGTTTCGGCATGTTGCTCTGCTTTCCGACGAGATCCTATCTTCGGTTCCTCTTGGATAAAAAGGCCGGAAAACGTGGCGGTCCGTTTGGCCTACAACGACCTCCACCGCCCAGTAAGCTTCATCTGATACTCAATACTGCCCTGGAGCGCTGGAACTGGATTACTAACAATCATATAGCCGGATTGTTTATCGGCTAGCTACCTTGACAACTAATGAAAGAACGACGGTTATCGACGGACAAGAACCACCACTGGCCGTTAATAACAATCGCAAGCGGGAACGCATTCACATGGAAAGCTAACTTAGGCTAATTCGGCTATGAAATCCCTTTTGCGGGAGTCTAGCGCTGTCGAGCGGCAAAAAGTTGTTTGCGATCTATTAGAGATTAGCATAAAGCCGAAGTAGATGGGTGCCGACGGCAAAAGTCTAGCCGTTCATTATGTATGTACCAAACATCAACAAGCAACATCCTATCATCATTTTTCCCCTTCCGTAAGCTGTTAAGCATGTTCTTTCCTCCTTGAGCTTAACTTGAGCTTGTAACGAGATCTTCTGGTATCTACAGTACTTACATGCCGTATTGAGGTATGAAAAGTCCGGTCCTCAAAATAGAATAACATGAGATATAAATATTATATGGCTGCTTTTGCTACACAATGCTCCTTCGCCACATTACTTGGTTTGTTCGACGGCATAGGTTACATTCTTTTCTCTTGCATAGTCTCAGCATCGGCCGCTTATGTATCCTTAATGCGTTCCCATTATTCATTCACACATTGCCCCGTCCATTACCTACTATCATATATACTATTATCCCAAGTGCAACCGTGCGTCGTGCATTTTGTCGTCATTGGCGAAGGATTCGTATGCCCCACCTTTTTTCTGGGTCCCCATTGAGATATCCCACGGGTTTTCCAGTTTCAAGCTGGGGACCGCGGGGGGTAATAGGAGTTTCATGCTTCTCTCTCGCAGCGCCGAGTAATAATGGTCTGTCCCGTGTGGGTTACAAAATGTGATGGCAGTATGTCTACAGTGGCGAAAGAGATTGGTATAACCGTTAATAGCCGTCAATTGCTGTATTACGTGTTTATCAGAGCTCTGCTCTTCCGCATGCCGCATTGAAGTAGTAAGACGTAAGGCATTTTAAGAGGAAGGCATCGGTAATTGGCAAGATCAGACAGACGACAGGCAATAGTTGTTGGATTCCTGTCAACATTGCCTGACTGCTGGTTATTGATGATGCTGCCATAGTGGGGCCCATGTCATTCAACGATTATGGTGTATGTATGgtataataataatagtTAGTAATAGCAGTGATCTTCTGATACGGGGCAGTCCCAGGCCTTAATGAGCTGTACACTGCATGATGCAGCCTGTTGCTGCCTCCTCCAGCCAGTCTTGGCTGATTTCGACCCTCGTATCAGATTTATTTCTGACAATCTCACGTAGGTCTTCTGTTTGTACCACCACATAATAATAAATGAAGCAACGCCTTTCGCTTTTGGACGGCTATCCACGTTTGATAACCTTCTCCCGAACGGTCATAATCCACGCTGGTACCTCGATATCTGTAAACCCGCCGGTCCCAAATTAGTCGGTGATCGCTAGAGTTTATCTTCGGGGGTCTTCCTTTTCTTGCGCGACTTGAGGTTTGAGGTTTTAGAACCTCCGCCTGCCATCGTTAGCCAGAAGTCGGAGGTCGGGTCGGTTCGGTTGGGCATGGGAGTGGGGCCCTCTCTGAATCCTAGATTACTTTCAGGGCTCCAAGGGGCACCTCAGGGTCTTCATGTGGAGCCTTGGCGGACTTTATTGGGCAACATGACGTACGCGAATAGAAGTGCCCAGAATGAGGGAGAAAATCTTGGTGCGCGGAGCCCGTCGATAGCCGTCTCGTTTTCAGAGCCTGTATCGCGCTTTTCCTCTCCCGCATATATAAAACAACTGTCCACGAACCATATCCCCCTCGCTATAAGTAAAGGATCACTCAGTTAATAAGCACCACAACTCCACTCGCATATCAAGACCAAGTCAATCACTTTCTTCCTCATACACATATTATTCTAGCCAGTATGGCCACAGTCGACGACAAATATAGCATCGACCACGTTGAGGCGGGGGGGGATGACTACAAGCATCAGATCACCCAGGAAGAGGTCAAGCATGGTGACAATGCCCTAAAATATCTCGGTGATGAGAGAGTAGAAGTCACAGAGGAGGACGTGAGTTGCGAATTTCCCTACAACGATCCTGTGGTTATCATGTTTTGAGATAAGAAAAACAATTACGGGATCTTCCGAATCATGAAATGTGCAGGCGCTGACTACTTTCTCTGCAGGATGTTCGAATTAGGAGGAAAACCGACAAGTACATTTTGACTTTACTAGCATGGGTGTATTTCTTACAGATCCTAGACAAGACCGTAAGTTTCTTCAACGCataatttttttttttctaATTCGCCACCTTAGGTATTGGGCTATGCCAACACTTTAGGCCTCTCCCAAGACACGCATCTCGTTAACAACGAATACTCTCTCCTGGGTTCCATTAATGCCATTGTCCAATTGGCTTGGCAGCCATTCTCGTCCTACTTAATTGTCAAGGTTCCTGCCCGATACCTTATGCCTGCCATGGTTTTCGGCTGGGGTGCTGCTCAAGCGTGCATGGCAGCGGCTCACAAGTAAGTAGATTCCTTTATCCGTGATACGCGGTTATTTGTATTTTCGGATGGGAAGCAACGTGCTGATAACGAGTTAATAGTTGGGCTGGTTTAATGGCGGCGCGAGCCTTCCTGGGTCTCTTTGAAGCTGGTTGTCTTCCactcttttctcttcttaCCTCTCAATGGTACCGACGATCTGAGCAACCTGTCCGAGTGGCTGTTTGGTACTCAACCAACGGTATTGCTACCATTGTGGCCGCTATTCTTTCCTTCGGTCTTAGCCACGTCGACTCCCCTCACATCAAAGGCTGGCAACTCATTTTCATCGTCTGTGGTATTATCACCTGCCTTACTGCTCCTATCATCTATATGTTCGTCGACGCCGATGTCGCTTCCGCTCGTTTCCTCTCGGAAGAAGACAAGGCCAAGGGTATTGAGCGACTCCGTGCGAATCAAACAGGTACCGGCTCCAATGAGTTCAAATTATCTCACGTCTGGGAACTCTTCTACGATCCCAAGTCATATCTCTTCTTGGCCCTCGCATTGCTCTTGAATGTCGGCGCTTCAGTCACTAACATCTTCGGACCCACGCTCATCAAGGGCTTTGGATTCAACAGCAGAATCACCTCTCTGCTCAACATGCCTTTCGGTTTCCTTCAGTTCCTTGCGATCTTGGCTGGATGTTACTGCGCGTACAAATTCAAGCTCAAGTCAGCTGTCCTCGCCGCCTTCATTGTCCCTGTTATCATTGGTCTTGCCCTCTTGTATGTCGAAAATGCCGCCGCTGTTTTGAAGCAAGCTCCCGCTCTTGTTGGATATTATCTTCTTGCCTTCCTTTTCGGCGCCAACCCCATTATCGTGTCTTGGATCGTCGCCAACACTGGTGGTCAAACAAAGAAGGCTCTCCTTATGAGTGTATACAATGCTGGATCTTCCGCTGGTAATATCATTGGTCCTTTGTGAGTCGGCATACTTGGCGAGTTATGTGATTATTCGAACTGACCGTTTTGGCACAGGCTCTTCCAAGACAAGGACAAGCCTCACTATCTTCCTGGTATCAAGGCCACTCTCGGTATTTTCTGTGCCTTGATGGCCTGTGTCGGTATCACTGCGGCGATTCTTTTCGTTCTCAACAAACAGAGGCAAAGGCAACGTGTCGCTGTTGGCAAGCCTCAATATATTAAGGATACCTCTATGAGCAACAAGTACGAAGCCTATGGTAGTGATGACGCGGACGGAAGGCTCGGTCAGAATGGTATGTCTTCCCTTTTGTGTCAACCTGTTGTGCATCGCTAACATTACTTCCGCAGCCTTGCTCGACTTGACTGACTTCAAGAACGACGAGTTTGTGTATGTGTATTAGGAGTCAAAAATTGTTTCCCGATGGACTTCACCGTTTGTTGGTACAAGATGGTATATTGTCATGTAGGGTTGGTTTTAAGAGTTATTTTTCGATCATCAGACATATCTAGTGTAATCGGTATATTGCTACATGTAATAACAATGCAAAAATTATAACATCTCTTCGCTCTTAACTTGCGACATAATGCAGGATGTTGAGTTGGAATGTAAAGATGTGTGCTTTTGGTCAGGCAAGAGGAACCGGACAGAAATTTGACCTGGGACATACATCATCGGGTCTGTTCGTGCCGAGTAGTAATATAAGATAGATAATAGGGTAGACACTGTTTCTCAATCAGGGAATAAAGGGGTCACATAAGATGGTTCTatttgaagaagaacaCGCTGTAAATGTCAAATAACTTATTAATTATTTTTAGTGATTGGAAGCTGCCTATCCGATCATGAACTCGCATATTAATTGAGCACCCTAACCATTTTCTAGCGGGTACCAAATTGTAAAGTCGATTATAGTACAGTCGCCGAAAATACGATCTGCTCGTTGTTGGTGTGGTATCCCCTTTTGTCTTCGATCTTGCTTTCCATGTTACAGATAATAACCGAGGGTTCAGCCTCGAATGTGAATACCTTTCCTGTGAGGATGTTGATGAACACTTGCACGGTGCATAGTACCGTGGACTGAATGAATTTTCAGTTGTTATCGTTGCTGCAGACGATTTGGTTCCAAGGAATCGACGTCATCGATAAACGACTGGTTTTGGAAACTCGCTGTCCCTCCCGCAACACCCCGACCGGAATACAAATTGGGCCCTTCTCGCATACACTTTTCCTCTCACAGAAGGCTACTATTACCACCATGCGCTCCAGCACATCAGTCCTTCCAGCACCGTACTTTTACTTTTTCTGGCTCCTCGAGCCCATCCTCACCGTCGCCGGCGGTATCTCAGCCATCTATGACCCTATCAGTTTTGGCGGTAACATGCTCCCACGCAACATTGAGCGAGCAACCTTGAAAATGGGAAACACTGTTCGGGGTCAGATTGTGGTTTCAGAACTTGGCTCCTGTAAGTCTTGCTCTAAACTCCCTTTAGGTCGCTGAAGAAAGAGCGATTTCTCACTTGTGTGTGGGTTGTCGTCGGGCTTTCAGGTTTCATGTTGTTGGCTATGATCTCTTTCTCGCTCTTCTACCTCTTCAAGAAACACCTGGACGATAAACCTGTGCTACAGGAAAAGCTGGTCAAGGGTTTGCTTATCCCTCTTGCCATCGCCGATGTGAGTTCATACAAAGTCGATTGTTGACATTTGCTAATGTCCTTCCGCAGCTTCTCCAGTGAGTCTTTTATAATGAATTGAGGGTGCAGATGTGCTGATTCAACCGTTAAGCATCGCTGTGACGCTCTTGCCTCTGCCTATGTCTCATCTTGAGAATCCATCTCAGTGGACTTATATCCTCCACTCCACTGTCTGGATCACTTCCAGCCTCTTCATCGTCCGGTAAGTTTTCCGGCTCGCCAGACTTTTCACTTGTGTAGTTCATTAACCCGACTAAAATGACAGTCTGGCATGGCTCTTTGGCATTGGACGTGCGACCGCCAAGTCCATACTCGAATCTCGACGTAGCCCTATTCGCCAAGCTCGCCTTCCCCTTCCCAAGGGCAACTCGGAGGCCATGGTAGAGCAAGTGGTCCAGACTGAGAAGCCTAGAGAACACACAGCTGTTGAATCTCCTGCAAC
Protein-coding sequences here:
- a CDS encoding Hypothetical protein (Similar to TIGR gene model, INSD accession AAW46348.1; CNK02660), which codes for MATVDDKYSIDHVEAGGDDYKHQITQEEVKHGDNALKYLGDERVEVTEEDDVRIRRKTDKYILTLLAWVYFLQILDKTVLGYANTLGLSQDTHLVNNEYSLLGSINAIVQLAWQPFSSYLIVKVPARYLMPAMVFGWGAAQACMAAAHNWAGLMAARAFLGLFEAGCLPLFSLLTSQWYRRSEQPVRVAVWYSTNGIATIVAAILSFGLSHVDSPHIKGWQLIFIVCGIITCLTAPIIYMFVDADVASARFLSEEDKAKGIERLRANQTGTGSNEFKLSHVWELFYDPKSYLFLALALLLNVGASVTNIFGPTLIKGFGFNSRITSLLNMPFGFLQFLAILAGCYCAYKFKLKSAVLAAFIVPVIIGLALLYVENAAAVLKQAPALVGYYLLAFLFGANPIIVSWIVANTGGQTKKALLMSVYNAGSSAGNIIGPLLFQDKDKPHYLPGIKATLGIFCALMACVGITAAILFVLNKQRQRQRVAVGKPQYIKDTSMSNKYEAYGSDDADGRLGQNALLDLTDFKNDEFVYVY
- a CDS encoding Hypothetical Protein (Similar to TIGR gene model, INSD accession AAW46347.1) — its product is MRSSTSVLPAPYFYFFWLLEPILTVAGGISAIYDPISFGGNMLPRNIERATLKMGNTVRGQIVVSELGSCFMLLAMISFSLFYLFKKHLDDKPVLQEKLVKGLLIPLAIADLLHIAVTLLPLPMSHLENPSQWTYILHSTVWITSSLFIVRLAWLFGIGRATAKSILESRRSPIRQARLPLPKGNSEAMVEQVVQTEKPREHTAVESPATIKKRGRAKKIVDDD
- a CDS encoding Hypothetical protein (Similar to SGTC gene model, INSD accession EAL18065.1; CNBK0860), with product MLLRGSLALQIPAQSCGKDRLRCFASSARSAARLKSSHYEALMLPNNATKQQIKAKFYELSKKYHPDKTGGDISKFHEINDAYATLGDESKRRQYDISITPASQSPRRPHASNPAHHSSFRPNDPYLHRAAQGPHKAWHGQHMTSHPPPGWRPKTETYKPFGYRTPPNWQYSPEYNYSHAPNARTTDPAGWGKRRPTQGEREEKHAGGGGVWRFVIVVGLIFTVISLGGSLTANTESEKDWAYESLGENDEEKNSS
- a CDS encoding Peroxisome targeting signal receptor, putative (Similar to TIGR gene model, INSD accession AAW46349.1) — protein: MQSFLNGTECGPSNPLKQVAQREGADNSLFKDRLAPQSSTQLNAFRSSPSFGPQSQAPIARHVNPTPHPFNLSHLSAALAESSRSDSASPVSTASQVPLGPNFEVRWNDAMTDRLKPPPSITQAAFRTPVQWASPPSQRSNWIEGYEKWQSSQAKGKQRDIEPGPQMAPNPPYYGGIPGASMGLSQGMGLGYQPSFSPVYGQNLQQPPASLPPEVHLDPKQMEALFDRAEEDWKATDAASSLTSEQVDAEGKGKEKEMPADEEAAEETTTDNVEEMKEAKGDFEKVWESLKPEAERLNKLAEWERDFSQFTNDEDDLFDVLNESLNGPSVGQANLDQQTDFLQDERLAMGQGLAPRDDGVPQMAGSSSQHLSSLSASYLWTEANHLLASGGSLSEAAIMIEQFITRSTPQERTQINVSLTEAWATLGRVHAMDEKEEKALEAFQEGSKALEQEGVTGKEGVAGEMLTNLAISYVNESLDLAALSTLHRFLSLMHPAYAGPAPTTSSPLLTSPTASPWVLHQQMADSFLALAREQYQKGEKVDPDVQVGLGTLFYMMGEYDQARDCWVAALKERPEDYLLWNRLGATLANGGSSEEAVDAYRRALELKPGFTRAISNLGVACLNIGVHREAAEHFLAALSLHPSQTDGNSQQISNDSASLWGTLRKSLIAMELPDLAAKARPGTDLEVFRRAGFEF